From the Rhodanobacter soli genome, one window contains:
- the pdxH gene encoding pyridoxamine 5'-phosphate oxidase: protein MLKSEILDTFLHLLDEAKASGDREPTAMNLATVDGSGRVASRIVLLKGADERGFRFYTNYESDKGGQLEAHPQVALCFHWKQVREGVQVRVEGAARKLQAEESDAYFASRPRGSQIGAWASLQSQTLPDRDSFEQRVARYEQQFEGHEVTRPPHWGGFVVEPDMLEFWYGAEFRLHERVRWDRHGQTWTSRMLYP from the coding sequence ATGCTCAAATCCGAGATTCTCGACACCTTCCTGCACCTGCTGGACGAAGCCAAGGCCAGCGGCGACCGCGAGCCGACGGCGATGAACCTGGCTACCGTGGACGGTTCCGGCCGGGTCGCCTCGCGCATCGTGCTGCTCAAGGGCGCCGACGAACGCGGCTTCCGCTTCTACACCAATTACGAAAGCGACAAGGGCGGCCAGCTCGAAGCGCATCCGCAGGTGGCGCTGTGCTTTCACTGGAAGCAGGTGCGCGAGGGCGTGCAGGTGCGCGTGGAAGGCGCGGCGCGCAAGCTGCAGGCGGAGGAGTCGGATGCCTACTTCGCCAGCCGCCCGCGCGGCAGCCAGATCGGCGCGTGGGCCTCGCTGCAGTCGCAGACGCTGCCCGACCGTGACAGCTTCGAACAGCGTGTGGCGCGCTACGAGCAGCAGTTCGAAGGCCACGAAGTGACCCGGCCGCCGCACTGGGGCGGCTTCGTGGTCGAGCCGGACATGCTGGAATTCTGGTACGGCGCCGAGTTCCGACTGCACGAACGGGTGCGCTGGGATCGCCACGGCCAGACCTGGACCAGCCGGATGCTCTACCCATGA
- a CDS encoding kinase has protein sequence MTSHADLQNEALAGHLLDQYAGRIARSRRPYILGLSGLQGSGKSTLARVMKAQAEARGWPTEVLALDDFYYARSDREALARDVHPLLRTRGVPGTHEIELMMSVLAALPHASDKLPVSHPRFDKGRDTRFPPSRWPRTTRPPRLVIVEGWALGIRPQLQAALTRPINELERTEDPDGSWRHWVNKQLRGYQPLWRKFDALIVLQAPNWEIVRRWRGEQEQELLARHAPLAMDATAMERFLAHFERLSRHALATLPALADTCVEYDDDRHVTGLSHG, from the coding sequence ATGACGTCCCACGCCGACCTGCAGAACGAGGCCCTCGCCGGCCATCTGCTCGACCAGTACGCCGGGCGCATCGCCCGCTCGCGCCGTCCCTACATCCTGGGCCTGTCCGGCCTGCAGGGCAGCGGCAAGAGCACCCTGGCGCGGGTGATGAAGGCCCAGGCCGAAGCGCGTGGCTGGCCCACCGAGGTGCTCGCGCTGGACGACTTCTACTACGCCCGCAGCGACCGCGAGGCGCTGGCGCGCGACGTGCACCCGCTGCTGCGCACCCGCGGTGTGCCGGGCACGCACGAGATCGAGCTGATGATGTCGGTGCTGGCCGCCCTGCCGCACGCCTCGGACAAGCTGCCGGTGTCGCACCCGCGCTTCGACAAGGGCCGCGATACCCGCTTCCCGCCGTCGCGCTGGCCGCGCACCACGCGCCCGCCCCGGCTGGTGATCGTGGAAGGCTGGGCGCTGGGCATCCGGCCGCAGCTGCAGGCCGCGCTGACCAGGCCGATCAACGAACTGGAACGCACCGAAGACCCCGACGGCAGCTGGCGCCACTGGGTCAACAAGCAACTGCGCGGCTACCAGCCGCTATGGCGCAAGTTCGATGCGCTGATCGTGCTGCAGGCGCCGAACTGGGAGATCGTGCGGCGCTGGCGCGGCGAGCAGGAGCAGGAGTTGCTGGCGCGGCACGCGCCGCTGGCGATGGACGCCACCGCGATGGAGCGGTTCCTGGCGCATTTCGAACGGCTCAGCCGGCACGCGCTGGCCACCTTGCCGGCCCTGGCCGATACCTGCGTGGAATACGACGACGACCGCCACGTGACCGGGCTCAGCCACGGCTGA
- a CDS encoding dodecin family protein encodes MSVAKVIEINASSSKGVEDAVQHGLKKAGESVKNIKGAWVNEIKVVTKDDGTIAEWRVNLKINFVVD; translated from the coding sequence ATGTCGGTAGCCAAGGTCATCGAAATCAACGCGTCGTCCAGCAAGGGCGTGGAAGATGCCGTGCAGCACGGATTGAAGAAGGCGGGGGAGTCAGTGAAGAACATCAAGGGCGCCTGGGTCAACGAGATCAAGGTGGTCACCAAGGACGACGGCACCATCGCCGAGTGGCGCGTCAACCTGAAGATCAATTTCGTCGTCGACTGA
- a CDS encoding YbjQ family protein — protein sequence MANTVPHHQVSTANEIPGCRIVRSFGIVRGITVRSRSVVGNLGAALQPIVGGNISIYTELCEKAREEAFELMLRHAAAMGANGVVAMRYDANEVAQGVTEVLAYGTAVQVEAST from the coding sequence ATGGCAAACACCGTTCCGCATCACCAGGTCAGCACTGCCAACGAGATTCCCGGCTGCCGCATCGTGCGTTCGTTCGGCATCGTGCGCGGCATCACCGTGCGTTCGCGCAGCGTGGTCGGCAATCTCGGCGCAGCGCTGCAGCCCATCGTCGGCGGCAACATCTCGATCTACACCGAGCTGTGCGAGAAGGCGCGCGAGGAGGCGTTCGAATTGATGCTGCGGCATGCCGCAGCGATGGGCGCGAACGGCGTGGTGGCGATGCGCTACGACGCGAACGAGGTGGCCCAGGGCGTCACCGAAGTGCTGGCCTACGGCACGGCGGTGCAGGTCGAAGCGTCAACGTGA